The stretch of DNA GGCTGCCCCAAGCACCCAAATGACCATGTGACCTCACTGACCTAAGCTAGGCAGCGGGCACCTGTGTGGGCCTTCCGCCCTACTAGGGGTGGCTGGGGGTCTGCACGAGTGTGGGAGCTCAGAGAAGTGTCATATGGGGTGGGGGCTTGGAGGAATGTCACAATGGGGTCACAGCCTAAGGGAGGGGAGCCCCATCCTATATTTGAGAGTATCtgtaagaattacagagagctttcatctgctgggtcgctctccagatggccccaatggccacagtggcccagAGCCTCGTGGCTGCAGGCAGCTggcctgtctctgctgctttccccagtccCCATGGACCACAGGCAGTGGGAACCAGCGTGATGAGCCACAGGCCCTGGCCCACCCGCGGGGGAGGCCCAGCTGGGGCTCCGTGGGCCAGTGCATGGGAGCAGAGGTTAAcgctgggccacaggcaggccaCCCACcagaaaggaagctctttctCACCCGCTGTCCACCTTTTTGAAACAAACCTTTCTTTAAAGAAAACCCAAGGCTGGCAGCTACACAGAAAAGGCGCTGCCCAGCGCCCGGTCAGTTCAAGTAAGTGCGCAAGGAActggtgggtagcagggaccccagcCTCCCGAAACTGGCCCCTCGTGCAAGCAGCTCTTGGGCCAACGCGTCTTGTGATGGGCGTCTGAGCTATGACCCCCTCGAGGGGCATCGCAGCTCCTGCACTCACCCCGCATTACGACAAATTCCTCCCATCTTACTTGACTTTCTTgagtttttctatttgaaaggcacagagaagagagggagacgggggggggggcggtcttccacctgccagttcacccCTCTACCCCCAATACCAACAGTCAGGACTgaccaggcgcttcctccgggtCCCCGAGGCAGACGCAGGATCCCAAGCATCCCCCACTTCCTCGGTCCattctccgctgccttcccaggccacacggcGGAAGCTGGCTgcgaattggagcagccgggactcgaacccgcTACGTGCCAACACCGAAACGGACGGAACCTCCTAGACGCGCCGGCACGGCGGCCCACCCGGACCGGCGGACCCCGCGCGCTCGCTTCCGGCGTCTCCCCGGCGACGGCCGTAAGTGGCGGGCGGAAGCGGCCCCGCCGTAAACGCGGCTCCCGCGCGCGCGGCACTTCCGGCCGGGTTCCGCGGACGGCGATCGTGGAGGCGGCGGAGGACGTTGGGCGGCCGGCGCCATGGAGATGCCTCTGCCGCCGGAGGGTGAGGGCTGGGGGGCCGGGCACACGGGCGAGAGGGCCTGGAGGGGCCGGCGGAGAGCGCCACGGGGTGACGGGGAGAGGGGACACGGCGGAGAGGGGGCCGGGGGAGGCCTGGGGGACCGGggggggagggtctgggggaGCGGGGTGCGCCATGGAGGTGCCGTTGCCTCTGCCGCGTGAGGTCTGAGGGTACGGAGGAGGGGGTGCCAGGGTGCCAGAGGGTGAGGCCTGGGTGTGCAGGGGAGAGGGACTGGGGGTGCTGGGTgcaggggcaggggcctggggttgTGGGATTAGGGGTAAGGTTGTGGGGTGCAGGAGAAAGGGCCTGGGGGTACAGGGGTAATTGCCTGGGGTTGTGGGGTAAGGGCCTGGGGGTACAGGGGTAATTGCCTGGGGTTGTGGGGTGCAGGGTAAGGGCCTGGGGGTACAGGGGTAATTGCCTGGGGTTGTGGGGTGCAGGGTAAGGATCTGGGTagcaggggcaggggcctggggttgTGGGATTAGGGGTAAGGTTGTGGGGAGCAGGAGAAAGGGCCTGGGGGTACAGGGGTAATTGCCTGGGGTTGTGGGGTAAGGGCCTGGGGATACAGGGGTAATTGCCTGGGGTTGTGGGGTGCAGGGTAAGGGCCTGGGGGTACAGGGGTAATTGCCTGGGGTTGTGGGGTGCAGGGTAAGGATCTGGGTagcaggggcaggggcctggggttgTGGGATTAGGGGTAAGGTTGTGGGGAGCAGGAGAAAGGGCCTGGGGGTACAGGGGTAATTGCCTGGGGTTGTGGGGTAAGGGCCTGGGGATACAGGGGTAATTGCCTGGGGTTGTGGGGTGCAGGGTAAGGGCCTGGGGGTACAGGGGTAATTGCCTGGGGTTGTGGGGTGCAGGGTAAGGATCTGGGTagcaggggcaggggcctggggttgTGGGATTAGGCGTAAGGTTGTGGGGTGCAGGAGAAAGGGCCTGGGGGTACAGGGGTAATTGACTGGGGTTGTGGGGTGCAGGGTAAGGGCCTGGGAGTGTGGGGGTACAAGACCAGGCCTAGGGCACCCTGGGGACTGGCCGCACAGGCCTCCCCGCATGCACGGCTCCCTGGACcagtgggaggaggaagaggaagatgggaAGATGGGGTGCAAGAGGACGGCCCTCCGAAGCCGGCGgccaggacaggggacagggttGGGGTGCAGGCCGTGGCCCCCCCGATCCCTGGCTGACTCCCCCCACGTGGTCCCTGGGCGGCGTCCCCCGTGCAGACCAGGAGCTTCGCAATGTCATCGACAAGCTGGCCCAGTTCGTGGCGCGCAACGGGCCCGAGTTTGAGAAGATGACGATGGAGAAGCAGAAGGACAACCCCAAGTTCTCATTCCTCTTTGGGGGCGAGTTCTACAGCTACTACAGGTGCAAGCTGGCCTTGGAACAGCAGCAGCGTAAGTGTCAGGGCCAGGAACAGGAGGGCAGCCATGAGAGGTGAGGGGGTGGCTGGGAGCAAGGGGGCAGTGTGGGAGCAAGCCACCCCACCCGACCCCGGGCTCTGTGCTTGCGCTGGTACTGGGGACGTCTCTGAATGGCCTGCCAGCTGTCTCTGCCTGGGGTGGGTCAGAGGGCGTTAGATTTTGTATCTGTTCTGAAAGCCCAAGCTGGGCTTTGGGGTGTTGGCCCTGCCCTCCTCAGACACGGGCTTTGTGGGGTGGCTTTTCATGGGCAGGTGGCCActtgtgctgggcctggctcaggGAACAGGCCCGGGGCCTGGTGGGGTCCTTTTTGTGGTCCTCGTGCCCTCGTCCGGAGCACAGTTGGGTAAACGTGCACATGCCAGGCAACCTGGCACGCAGCCAAGACACCAGGGTTCAAGTGAGCAGTGAGTGTAGGGCTCTGGAGAGGCCTGGCGTGTCTGCAGTGGGTGATGTGAGGGCTCGGGAGAACACTGCACCTGTGGCGTGTGAGTGCGTGGGCCGGGAGCCACAGCCCGCCAGCCTTGAGATGGGGCAGATGCCCTTCACAGCAGGTGGGGAGGTGGGTGTGGTGCTGTGAAGACAGGCccatggggctggggacggaTACTGACACCCCTGTTCAGTCGTGGGGTGCAGGCACGAGTGGCAGCTCAGTGTGGACAAGGGGTCTGCCAAGAGAGCTGTGTCTTCCGTGTGAGGGAGCCCACCCTGGAAGGTCAGAAATGGTGGGCTGCAGTGTGGCCACGCCAAGGGAGGTCGGGGCTCAGCACCTGGGCTGCAACCCAGAGGGGAGAGGCCTTGGAGGCCAGGACTCGTCCTGGGGGTGGCGGGACTGCGCTGGAGCTGCACTCGGGTCCGGGTGTGGTTCTCTGCTGGCTGGAACGTCCACGTGGACGTGGGTGTGTGGAGGGTCAGGAGGCTGCCCAGATAACCATCACCCTTCACATGGCTGCTGGGGGAGCAGGGACCGCGGGGTGTGCTCTGAGGCTGCTGGGGGAGGCGCGGCCCTGCTGCTGCCCCGGGCTGTGAGTGTGGGGAGCACGGGGTGGGGTGGTTCTGCCTGCCCCCACAGCCCGGGAAACATCCCCATGCTTCCCCAGCCAGCTTGCCTTGCCTTGCGGTGGGCCTCGGGAGGGTTTCGCGGCACGTGGTCACACTCATGTGCGAGCAAGGGAAGCCAGGGCTGAGAGGGAGGCAGGACTGCTGTGAACAGGGTGCCTCCCGTCTCCCTTGGCCAGCCGTGGGGTGCGGGCAGGTGGCTGCTGCAcccaggccccagctctgccaccgCCTCACCAGGGCCCCGGGCCACTCCACCCGCAGTCCTCTGCAAGCAGCAGGCCCCGGAGCTGGAGGCGGCCGCGGCCCTGCCGCCCCTGGCGCAGCCCCCGCCGGCCCAGGGCGCCCCATCGGTGGACGAGCTCATCCAGCAGAGCCAGTGGAACCTGCAGCACcaggagcagcacctgctggccctcCGACAGGTACTGGGCCTGCTGCCTGTGTCCCGTGTGAGGCCCGGTTCTTGGGGGGCTCTGCAGGGGCCGTGCGGTGTCCCCACcgcggggctggggcaggctgacgCCAGCCCGTGCTCTGCAGGAGCAGGTGACGGCGGCCGTGGCGCACGCCGTGGAGCAGCAGATGCAGAAGCTGCTGGAGGAGACGCAGCTGGACATGGCCGAGTTCGACAACCTGCTGCAGCCCATCATCGACACGTGCACGAAGGATGCCATCTCGGTGAGGCCCCCGGGCGGCGGAGGGCCGTGGGTGCGGGTGGCAGTGGGCACCGCCGCGGCCCCTCACCCGCAGCGTGGCTGCCACAGGCCGGCAAGAACTGGATGTTCAGCAACGCCAAGTCGCCACCGCACTGCGAGCTGATGGCCGGCCACCTGCGCAACCGCATCACGGCCGAGGGCGCGCACTTCGAGCTGCGGCTGCACCTTATCTACCTCATCAACGATGTGCTACACCACTGGTGAGCCCGCCGGCCCGCGGCGCCTCCCGCCTCACTGGAGAAGGGCCTGCGCAGGCCGGGCTGCTGGGGCCAGCCTCCCCTGGCGTCACGGCCGCTTCCTGCTTCCCGCCTGGCTCCAGGGCTGTCGCTCCCACGCCTCCGCCTGGAAGCCCCCTGCCGCTCACCCTGTCCCCTCTGCGCTGCCTGCTGGGGGCCGAGCACCAGGGATGGAGCCGCCTGCCTCGCACCGCGTTCCCCCCCGCCCCGTGCACCCCACCGTGGACGCTCAAGCCGGGGGGTGGTGGCTCTGGGAGAGCAGGGGCCCGAGGAGCGAGCGGGGAGGCCTGGCTCCGACCACCGCAGGCTGCGGTCCTGCCCTCCCCTCGCCGGCCCGCGCCCTGGAGAAGGCAGAGGGTGCCGTGGCCAGAGCCGTGATGGTAACGGGCGCGTGGCCGGGTCCCGTCCAGGGCCCTGACGCGCGGAAGGTCTCTCCCTCACAGCCAGCGCAAGCAGGCCCGGGAGCTGCTGGCCGCCCTGCAGAAGGTGGTGGTGCCCATCTACTGCACCAGCTTCCTGGCtgtggaggaggagaagcagcagaagatcgcCCGGGTGCGTGTGCCCGCTGGGCGCGGGCGCGGGTTGGGTGCCGGGCTGGCCGGGGCTGCGGCGGCCCCCCTGACCTCCCCTCCTCCGCCCGCCGTgcgcagctgctgcagctctggGAGAAGAACGGCTACTTCGATGACTCCATCATCCAGCAGCTgcagagcccagccctggggctcGGCCAGTACCAGGTGCGTGCCGCGCCCCTGCGGGGACCCTGGCCACTGGCCCTGCTGCTCTGCACGGCCTTTGCCCGCACACTTGCAGAAGGTTCCAGGGTCCTGAGCAGCGGGCGCTCTTCTCCCGCAGGCCACGCTCATCAGCGAGTATTCGTCCGTGGTGCAGCCGGTGCAGCTGGCCTTCCAACAGCAGATCCAGAGCCTCAAGACACAGCACGACGAGTTTgtcagcagcctggcccagcagcagatCCAGCTGCCGCAGATGGAAGCCGAGgtcaaggccacgccgccgccaGCGGCCCCACCGCCCGCCCCGACCCCCGCCCCGGCCATGCCccccaccacccagtcaggtaagCAGCTCTCCAACCCTTGGGGGCCCCGAGCCTGCTCTGAGAGTCCTGGCGCGTAAGCCTCGGGGGGCGCAGGACTTGGGGGTTCCAGGCTTCTAGACCAGAGGGGCTGTGCCAGCGTCCCTGGGAGCACGGCCGAGACACTGCTGCTCCCAGGGACCCCCTGCAGCCGTTCCCAAGTCAGCTGGGGTCGGGGAGGTTGGTCAAGCCCGTCGCTCGAGCGGCGTGTTGGAGGTCAGAGCCTCTGCCTGTACGTGGGGTCCGTGACCCGGTGGGGTGGCGCCCCCACAGCGCCTCCCGCTGGCCTAGCTCTGAGTGCCTCTCGCCCACCGCAGACGACAACAAGCCCCCCATCCAGATGCCAGGCTCCAGCGAGTATGACGGCGGCGGAGGGGTGCAGGACTCTGCGGCCACCGGCCCCCGGGGCCCTGGGCCCCACGACCAGATCCCCCCCAACAAGCCCCCGTGGTTCGACCAGCCCCACCCCGTCGCTCCGTGGGGCCAACAGCAGGTAGGCTGGGGACTGGGCTGGCGGGGGACCCACTGGCCAACCAGTGTGTACACCGCTGTCACCCTGGAACGGGTGACGCAAGCACGGGGCTTCCCTGGGGGAGGGACTGTCGGGTGCTGGGTGCACAGGGTAGGCCTCCCTGGGGTGCCAAGGCTGTGTTCAGGGCAGGGTCACTCACCCTGAGAGGTCAGCAGTGTGCCCTTACTGCCCCCACCAGGCCTTCTGGCAGGACCCCGAGAGCTGCGGTTGCTGGGGATGTGGGGGTGGCAGAGCCACTGCTCGAAGCACCTGTCGGCCCCCAGACGTCCTGCAGGGGTGGGCGGGGATGCGGCTGGGTCTTTGCCTCAAAGGGCTAAGCCCCTGCCTCGCTTTGCAGCCTCCGGAGCAGCCACCGTACCCGCACCACCAGGGCGGGCCACCCCACTGCCCCCCCTGGAACAGCAGCCACGAGGGCGTGTGGGGCGAGCAGCGCGGCGACCCCGGCTGGAACGGCCAGCGGGACGCGCCCTGGAGCAACCAGCCGGACCCCAACTGGAACAACCAGTTTGAGGGCCCCTGGAGCGGGCAGCCCGAACAGCCACCGTGGGGCGGCGGCCAGCGCGAGCCGCCCTTCCGCATGCAGCGGCCGCCTCACTTCCGCGGGCCCTTCCCGCCGCACCAGCAGCACCCACAGTTCAACCAGCCGCCACACCCGCACAACTTCAACCGCTTCCCGCCCCGCTTCATGCAGGACGACTTCCCACCGCGCCACCCCTTCGAGCGGCCACCTTACCCGCACCGCTTTGACTATCCACAGGGCGACTTCCCGGCTGGTGAGTGTCCCTCCGTGGCCTGGCCACCCCGTCCCCACGGAGGCCCAGCAGGTGGATCCCGCCTGTCCCTCATGCACTTCGACACTTGCAGAGATGGGCCCGCCCCACCACCACCCCGGCCACCGCATGCCACACCCGGGCATCAATGAGCACCCGCCCTgggctgggccccagcaccccgACTTCGGCCCTCCCCCCCACGGCTTCAACGGGCAGCCCCCCCACATGCGGCGGCAGGGCCCGCCCCACATCAACCACGACGACCCCAGCCTGGTCCCCAACGTGCCCTACTTCGACCTGCCGGCCGGCCTCATGGCGCCTCTCGTGAAGGTAGTGTGACGTGTGCCAGGCTCGCCTCCCCGGGCCCTCCTCGCGTGTGCCCACCTGAGCCCTTAGTCCCAGCCCCGCGCTGCCCGTGGTCATGCCGCGGGAGAGAGGCCTATGCCCCAGGGCCAGTCAgggttcccagctgctctaagGGAGGGACGCCGCGTGGGCTGGCATCCCCGGGTGGGCTGGCATCCCCGCGTGGGCTGGTAGGGGCGTGGGCAAGAACAAGGACGGTTCACACCCACAGCTGGAAGATCACGAGTACAAAGCGCTGGACCCCAAGGACATCCGCCTGCCGCCCCCGATGCCACCCAGCGAGCGGCTGCTGGCGGCTGTGGAGGCTTTCTACAGCCCGCCCTCCCATGACAGGCCCCGCAACAGGTAGGGCTGCCCGCGCCTGGCTGGTGGCCCAGGCAGGGCTTTGAAGAGGTGTGCTCGGGGCGCCCAGCAGTGCCAGTCCCAGGGCGGGACGCCGAGGGCAGGCCGGGATGGACCAGTGCCCACGGGAGGGCCGGCCGGGGCGGGCCGGTGCCCAAGGAGCGCGGGCCTGTGTTGCAGCGAGGGCTGGGAGCAGAACGGCCTCTACGAGTTCTTCCGGGCCAagatgcgggcccggcggcgcaAAGGCCAGGAGAAGAGGAACAGGTGGGCCGCGGGGCGCGGGCTTGGGGGGCGGCCAGCCCACCTCCCTCTGGCTGTGGGTGCTCACGGCCCGGCCTCCCCGCAGCGGCCCCTCCAGGTCCCGCAGCCGCTCCAAGAGCCGTGGCCGCTCCGACTCGCGCTCCGACTCACGCTCCTCCAAGTCCTCGGGCTCCTACTCGCGCTCCCGCTCCCGCTCCCGCTCCTACTCCCGCTCCCGCTCCAGGTCCAGGTGAGCAGGTGGGCCGGGGACTCGCTGACCCCGACCCCGACCCCGACGCTGAGCCGCCCTCCCTGCCCGCAGGAGCCGCAGCAGGTCCCGCTCGTCCCGAAGCCGCTCCCGCTCCCGCTCCCGTTCCCGCTCCAAGTCCTACTCGCCCGGGAGGAGGCGCCGCTCGCGCTCCCGGAGCCCCACGCCACCGTAAGAGCACCCCACTCCCGGCTCCCGGGGGCCCCCGAAACGCCTCTGCCACTTGCTCTGGAGAACGCGCCCCGTCTCCATTACAGTTCCTCGGCCGGGCTGGGCTCGAACTCGGCGCCACCTGTTCCCGACTCGAGGCTCGGCGAGGAGAACAAGGGCCACCAGATGCTTGTCAAAATGGGtgagggcggggggagggcagggggagggcagggggagggcggggggagggctcGGGACTCAGCGCGGGGCCGGCGGGCCGTGACCGGCTGCCCCGTGCCCTCCCCAGGCTGGAGCGGCTCCGGCGGCCTGGGCGCCAAGGAGCAGGGCATCCAGGACCCCATCAAGGGCGGCGACGTGCGGGACAAGTGGGACCAGTACAAGGGCGTGGGCGTAGCCCTCGACGACCCCTACGAGAACTACCGGCGCAACAAGAGCTACTCCTTCATCGCCCGCATGAAGGCCCGCGACGAGTGTGAGTGGCGGGGGCTGCGGGGGCTGCGGAGGGCTGCGGGGCCCTCCCTGCCCCACTCACAGCCCACTTCCCACACAGTCTCCACGTTTGGGGCgcgaaaggaagagaaggaagacgTAACGCATTCCTAGCGGGGAGCACCGTGGgagcccccacacccacacaggaCCCCTGACCGCGGGAGGCCGCGGAGAGCAGCGGGCTGTCCCTGCCCAGCACCCCGCCTTTAGTTGTAGAGACGGGCACTGCCCGGCCTCGGTGAGTCCCCAGAGCTGCAGGCGCTGCTTGgggtttcgttttgtttttcccttacgTTAGCCGTTTGTATTCTCCGGAGAGCAGAAGTCCCAGGAAGTGGGACTTGGGGGCCCCGGGGTCCTGGGGCCGGGAGGCACACTAAGCCAAGGCCCGAGGGAGCCCCGTACACCAGCACCCCACAATGCCAGCCGGCGTGTCCTCCTGTCCTAGTGTCTCGGCCACGCGTGTCTGAGTCGGGCTGAGCAGAAACACATGCTGTTCACGATTTCTTGTGGATTTTACtgtttggctttcaaataaagaccCTTTTTTAAAGCCCCTTTCCTCTGTGCACAAATCCCCAGCGGGGCGAGGCCTAGCCCAGGCtccgcccccagccctgctccaagCTTCTGGGACGGCGGGCACCATGTGCACCCTGGGCTCCACAGGCACCACCTGCTGAGGCCCAGGCACGGTCTGTCCTCAGGCCCTGGGCTGTCACTCAGGCACAGCGTGTCCTCAGGCCTCAGCAGGCGCTCAGAGCTCCTCCCGCACCTCGCGCAGGGCGTCCTCCATGGTCAGCGGCGGCGGCCGGTGGCGCCTGATGTACTGTGGGGCACAGGACAGGCCTGTCAGCGGGGGTCCCTCCCCTAGCAGCCCGCCTGGCAGAGGAGCTGGACCCCAAGGGAGGGAGTGCTTGGGACACCCTGGAACACGGACTTAGAGGGGGCGGCAGTGTCCTGCGACCGCCCGCCTCGGGCCCGGTGGTGGGCGGAGTCCGCCGTCACATCAGGGCGGCTCAGGCGCCACAGctggattccagctccctgcccacggGCGCCCCGTGCAGTGGCCAGACCGCGCACGAGGCCCACAGTTCCAGGCAGCTGGGCAGGGAGCCAGTCCGGGAAAGATGGAGCTCCGCAGTGCAGTCACATGAGTACGGAATCACTGTCTAGTGCGATGCACCTGCCGGGAAGCTGTCTCTGCAAGTATCCAGTTCTGGAGCCATCTGCCGCATTGTTCACCCTGGCCTGAAACTACGGAATGCTACAAGGGACACATTTCTCTAGTTGCTAAACGCTTGGTTTTGGTATGCAGGTTAAAGTTGGTGGGGAGGGAAAAGATGGGGGCCCGGGCTGTGACAGTGCGTCCCTCCCCGCCCCTCTCCGCGGTCACCTCTCTGACGTCCTCCAGGGTATGGTAGTGGAAGGAGTGACCATCCAGGGACCGCAGCAGGGACGCGTGCAGGTGCCGGCTCGCCTCGATGAACTTCTGCGTCAGGCGCAGCTGCTGCCCCAGCAGGTCCTGCAGGGCCACGGTGGCCGGGCGCTGCGCTGCCAGGGCTGCCCGGGCTGGTCACAAGCTGTGCGCCACGGCCCGGGgccccagcccacagcagcctcccTGAGACCGTGCGATCATTATGTACAATATCCCCCTTGGTGGGGCGGATGCGATGGCTCATCAGGCCAATCCTCTGACTGCAAGAACTGACATcctatacaggcactggttcgtatcccggcagctccacttcccacccagctccctgcctgtggcctgggaaagcagtggaggacggcccaaagccttgggaccctgcacccatgtgggagacccggaagaagctcctggctcctggcttcgcatcagctgcagtggccacttggggagtgacccagcaggtggaagatctctccttctaactcttcACTTGCAAACATGtgaaatgtgtttgggaaaattacttcaaaattaaaagagaaaaccaCTTCCCATCTCCTGGGAAGTGCGGGCATTTCCGGGGTGCCTGTGCAGAGGGGCCCCAGTGGGCCCAAGTATGCGGCATGAAGAGCTCCATTTCTGTGAGAGCCATGCACCTGCCTTCCGTGAGctggtgggagggaggcaggaggcctgGGCGGCCCCCTGCTCCTagccagcccagcatggctgtggCCGCCACGGGCTCTTGGACATCTCTCCAGTAAATGAAATTCTACATGTTCTATAATGtaggttttttattattattattgcaaagtcagatatacaaagagggggacagacagagaggaagatctgtccgatgattcactccccaagtggccgcaatggctggaactgcgccgatcgaaagccaggagcttcctccaggtctcccacacgggtgcagggtcccaaggctttgggccgtcctccactgctttcccaggccacaggcagggagctggatgggaagtggggcagccaggataagaaccggcgaccatatgggatcccagcgtgtgcaaggtgaggactttaaccactatgcagTTGCACTGAGCCCTATAACGTAGTTTGAAAGCATAGCATCAATTAAGGGACCGGTATTTGCGGTGGGGTACATTAAGCCGCCGCCTGCCAGACTGGCATGCCCtgagggttctggttcaagtcccggctgctccacttctgattcgacTGCTTGCTCGGGCAGCAGGGCGGCCTGAGGGCTTTGGCCGccgcccccgtgtgggagaccccaatgcaGCTCTTGCATGCAGCCATGGAGGACAGCAAGTAGTAGgtgaagatgtctctctgtcctctcacttcaaataaatacatcttcaaaaagatagaaGGATCTAAGCCCTCACATCGGGCACCACACCGAGGTCCCTCCCAGCCCACCTCCTGGGTCATCACAGCCCCACACCGCCTCCTGGGGTCCCACCCAGTCCCACATCTTCTGGGTCATCACAGCCCCACACCACCACTCCACACGCACCTCCTGGTGTCCCACACAGCCCACCTCTTGGGGTCCCACCCAGTCCCACATCTCCTGGGGTGTCTCAGCCCCACCCCCGCCTCCTGGTCAGCATGCAAGAATAGGGGTCACCACCCCTCGGAGAGCAGGGGCGGACACCCAGGAAGGGCTCCCTGGGCGAGTTGTACCTTCTAGCGTGTCTGTGCTGATGACATGACTCGCgatgggtgctgggtccacaCAGGCGCCTCCCAGGGTGGCCAGGCTGGCTGCTGTGCCAAGGACACGGGAGGGTGAGCAGAATGCGGGCACGGCGGGGAGCCACAGGCACTGGCTCACCACCCTCGGACCAAA from Ochotona princeps isolate mOchPri1 chromosome 33, mOchPri1.hap1, whole genome shotgun sequence encodes:
- the CHERP gene encoding calcium homeostasis endoplasmic reticulum protein isoform X4, producing the protein MEMPLPPEDQELRNVIDKLAQFVARNGPEFEKMTMEKQKDNPKFSFLFGGEFYSYYRCKLALEQQQLLCKQQAPELEAAAALPPLAQPPPAQGAPSVDELIQQSQWNLQHQEQHLLALRQEQVTAAVAHAVEQQMQKLLEETQLDMAEFDNLLQPIIDTCTKDAISAGKNWMFSNAKSPPHCELMAGHLRNRITAEGAHFELRLHLIYLINDVLHHCQRKQARELLAALQKVVVPIYCTSFLAVEEEKQQKIARLLQLWEKNGYFDDSIIQQLQSPALGLGQYQATLISEYSSVVQPVQLAFQQQIQSLKTQHDEFVSSLAQQQIQLPQMEAEVKATPPPAAPPPAPTPAPAMPPTTQSDDNKPPIQMPGSSEYDGGGGVQDSAATGPRGPGPHDQIPPNKPPWFDQPHPVAPWGQQQPPEQPPYPHHQGGPPHCPPWNSSHEGVWGEQRGDPGWNGQRDAPWSNQPDPNWNNQFEGPWSGQPEQPPWGGGQREPPFRMQRPPHFRGPFPPHQQHPQFNQPPHPHNFNRFPPRFMQDDFPPRHPFERPPYPHRFDYPQGDFPAEMGPPHHHPGHRMPHPGINEHPPWAGPQHPDFGPPPHGFNGQPPHMRRQGPPHINHDDPSLVPNVPYFDLPAGLMAPLVKLEDHEYKALDPKDIRLPPPMPPSERLLAAVEAFYSPPSHDRPRNSEGWEQNGLYEFFRAKMRARRRKGQEKRNSGPSRSRSRSKSRGRSDSRSDSRSSKSSGSYSRSRSRSRSYSRSRSRSRSRSRSRSSRSRSRSRSRSRSKSYSPGRRRRSRSRSPTPPSSAGLGSNSAPPVPDSRLGEENKGHQMLVKMGWSGSGGLGAKEQGIQDPIKGGDVRDKWDQYKGVGVALDDPYENYRRNKSYSFIARMKARDEFSTFGARKEEKEDVTHS